The DNA region AGTTGAGCCGGCGACTGCGTGAGCGGCCACGAAAACGAGCGCTGCAACTAACTGGCTTATCACTACTTAGCCGAATAAGTTAGCGCGTATGGGGGAGAGGGGTGCCCGCAGCCGCGCCAATCCATCCGAAGCGCACTGGACCGCCGTCTCCGTTTCGCACCGGCCTTATCGCCACACCGCAGCAACGCACTCACGCACCCAGCACCCCGCACTTCCTCTCCCTTGATGACGATTCGTTCTTATACCCGCGCGGCGATGGCGGCGCTCGTGCTCGCGGTGGCGGCGGCCGTGCCGCGGACGGCGGGTGCGCAGGTGGCGCCGGACGCGCGCTGGGTCACGTTCGATACGGAACACTTCCAGGTGCACTACAGCACCGGGCTGGAAACGCTCGCCCGGCGCGCGGCCGCCCGCGCGGAGGTGGCGCACGCGGCGCTGGCGGAGGCCTTCGTCCGTCCTCCGGCCGGGCGCGTGCACCTGGTGGTCGCCGACAACATGGACGCGGCGAACGGCAACGCCACGCCCATCCCGCGCAACCGTGTCGTCATCTATGCGCATCCGCCGGTGGAGGAGATGTCGCTCGCGTTCTCGTACGACTGGGTGGATCTGGTCGTGACGCACGAGCTTACGCACATCTACCACCTGGATCACTCGTCCGGGCCGCTGCGGGCCCTGCGTACCGTCTTTGGCCGGAATCCCACGCTGTTCCCCAACATCTTCGTGCCGCGGTGGACCACGGAGGGGCTGGCCACCTACATGGAATCGCGCATCACCGGCGCGGGGCGCGTGCGCGGCAGCTTTCACGACATGGTGCTGCGGACGGCCATCCTGGAAGACCGCTTCTTTGACATCGACCGCGCCAGCGGCGAGCCGGTGAGCTGGCCGGCGGGGAACGCGTCGTACGTGTACGGATCGGAGTTTGAGGACTGGCTGTCGCAAAAGTATGGGGAGGAGCGCGCGGGCGAGTTCGTGCGAACGGTCGGGCGGCGGCTGATTCCGTATCAAGTGGACAACGCCGCGCGCGCCGCGTACGGCACCTCGTTCAGCGCGGCGTGGGATGCGTGGCGCACGGAACTGCGCGGGCGGTACGGCGCGCTGGCGGATTCGCTCCGGTCGATCGGTGTCACCGAGGCGGAGGTGCTGACGCGGTACGGACGCGGGACGCAGTTCCCGCGCTGGTCGCCAGATGGATCGCGCATCGCCTTTGCCGCCAGCACCGGGCGCGATGAGCCGTCCACGCGCACCATCGACCGGGATGGGCGCGAGCAGATCCTGGCGCCGAGGACGAGCGTGGGTCCGCTGAGCTGGCGACGGGACGGATCCTCCCTGATCACGTCACAGCTGGACCAGGTCGATCCGTATCGCATGTACTCGGATCTGTACGCCGTGCGGCGCGGCGACGTGGACCGGCTGACGCGGAGCGCGCGGATCGCGGAGCCGGACGTGGGTCCGGACGGGCGCATCGTCGTCATCCAGGGCGGCGCTGACACGACGGTCGTCGTGATCACCGACGCGGAGGGACGGAACGCGCGATCGATCACGCCGGGCGATATCGACACGCGCTGGTCGGCGCCGCGCTGGTCGCCGGACGGGTCGCGCATCGCCGTCGCGCGCATCCGCACGGGTGGATGGTACGACGTCGTGGTCATCGACACCGCCGGCCGCATGGTCCGCGAACTCACGGCGGACCGCGCGCTGGACATGAATCCCGCGTGGTCGCCGGACGGCCGCTACGTCCTGTTCTCATCCGACCGCACCGGCATCCCCAACCTGTACGCGTATGATCTGGCGGATGGACGGCTGCTGCAGGTGAGCAACGTCCTCTCCGGCGCGTTTCAGCCGGACGTGTCGCCAGATGGACGGTGGATCGCGTTCAGCCTGTACCGCGCGGATGGGTATCACGTGGCGCGAATGGAGTACAATCCCGCCGCGTGGCGACCCGCGCCCGCGCCGGCCGCGGACTTCGGCCCATCAACGCGCGATCCCGCGGAGTTCACGCGCACGGCGGGCGGCGCGTCGCGGCCGTACTCGGCGCTGCGGACCATCGTCCCGACCAGCTGGACGCCGGTGCTGGTGGTGGACGACGTGCTGGACGGGGGGCTGGGCTTCGCGGTCGCCGGATCGGACGTGCTGGAGCGGCACGCGTACACCGTGAACGCGCTCGTCTACGCGGATGGCGGACGGACCTCCGCCGCGGCGGGATATCTGTATCGCGGGCTGGGCGTGCCGTTGCTGGGCGCGTCGGCGTTCCAGGAGTGGGACGTGCTTTCCGGGCCGGTGGGAAGCACGTCCGCGCTGCTGGAGCGGGAGCGTTCCGCCTCGCTGGTGGCGACGGTGCCGTTTCCGCGCTTTCGCTCGTACACGTGGGTGAGCGCGGGGCTGAACGTGCGCGACCGCCACTTCGAGTATCACGTGGGCGACGACCCGCTGGACGCGGACCGCGGCACGGATCTGGGCGCGGTGCTGACGCTGGGGCGGTCCACGGGGCGCGGCTTTGCGTACAGCGTGAGCCAGGAGCAGGGCTGGCTGACCGCCGCCACGGTGGAGGGCCGCCGCTACACGCGCGAGGGCGATCCGGACGATCCCATGAGCTACGTGCGGCTGGCGGGGCGCACGCAGGGCTACCACGCCTTTCGCGGCACCGGGTTCGCGCGCCACGTGATCGCTGCGCGGCTGATGGCGGCGGCGGACGCGGGTTCTCGCGGGCCGGGGTTCGCCATCGGCGGGGTGGAGTCCAGCACGGTCGCGTCGCCGCTGGGGACCGGGACGGGGATCGGGGGCCGGCCGGAGTT from Longimicrobium terrae includes:
- a CDS encoding PD40 domain-containing protein produces the protein MTIRSYTRAAMAALVLAVAAAVPRTAGAQVAPDARWVTFDTEHFQVHYSTGLETLARRAAARAEVAHAALAEAFVRPPAGRVHLVVADNMDAANGNATPIPRNRVVIYAHPPVEEMSLAFSYDWVDLVVTHELTHIYHLDHSSGPLRALRTVFGRNPTLFPNIFVPRWTTEGLATYMESRITGAGRVRGSFHDMVLRTAILEDRFFDIDRASGEPVSWPAGNASYVYGSEFEDWLSQKYGEERAGEFVRTVGRRLIPYQVDNAARAAYGTSFSAAWDAWRTELRGRYGALADSLRSIGVTEAEVLTRYGRGTQFPRWSPDGSRIAFAASTGRDEPSTRTIDRDGREQILAPRTSVGPLSWRRDGSSLITSQLDQVDPYRMYSDLYAVRRGDVDRLTRSARIAEPDVGPDGRIVVIQGGADTTVVVITDAEGRNARSITPGDIDTRWSAPRWSPDGSRIAVARIRTGGWYDVVVIDTAGRMVRELTADRALDMNPAWSPDGRYVLFSSDRTGIPNLYAYDLADGRLLQVSNVLSGAFQPDVSPDGRWIAFSLYRADGYHVARMEYNPAAWRPAPAPAADFGPSTRDPAEFTRTAGGASRPYSALRTIVPTSWTPVLVVDDVLDGGLGFAVAGSDVLERHAYTVNALVYADGGRTSAAAGYLYRGLGVPLLGASAFQEWDVLSGPVGSTSALLERERSASLVATVPFPRFRSYTWVSAGLNVRDRHFEYHVGDDPLDADRGTDLGAVLTLGRSTGRGFAYSVSQEQGWLTAATVEGRRYTREGDPDDPMSYVRLAGRTQGYHAFRGTGFARHVIAARLMAAADAGSRGPGFAIGGVESSTVASPLGTGTGIGGRPEFPLRGYSDGAQFGDRAVAGSVEYRFPLALVERGYRLIPAYVDRTWGTLFADGGAAWCVESCLFTNVQRAEAEPLVSVGGELGASLRFFFYAPIDLVGGVGVPLRRLESTTLEGDVFRESMSPRFYIRFGQAF